Below is a window of Lodderomyces elongisporus chromosome 3, complete sequence DNA.
AAATATTGTTCCGTCTTAGTAAGCCATTCGGAGTTTGCGTGGTTTTGACaaagagagcaaaaaacaaaaaaaaaaccaaaaaaagaagaaaggaaagaaagaaagaaaggatttatcattttttattgtcGGCTGCTGAAATTGAGCCAATAGTTCGTTGATTTTCGGTCTTTTCCCATCCAACACTCAGTGCTCTTCTTCAGAGCTAACGAATTTAACTTTGACCATTCGTTAAAATGTAGTTGCTTTTTCATAATTTTTCGTTATAGAGTAAAGATACATGGaagttcttcttttgaaaaaaaaaaaacaaaaagaaacacacacacaattGAGTGATTGAGTTTAAAGGCAAATATTCTAATCAAAATTAGTAGACAGAGCAACTAACATAATCCTCAAGCTAGTGCGTGTCTCATGTTTGATTGATGGAAGGTAAAAGTTTCAATCAATTGCTGTTGGAAGCttcgaaaaagaaacgaaaagaaatataggAGAAACAATAGAATGAAAAgcaaggaagaaaaagaaatacattaaaaagtgaaaaaaaaaacacttctttttttttataactGTCTCACACTAGAAACATCTGATTGCTTTTGTAACCGTTTCGGACATAAGAACATTATGGACACAAAAAGTATCCTAAGCTTTTGCAGATGAGGCTCTATCTACTATTAAAAccagaaaccaaaaaatcaaatacaAGTGGCTAATAAATGTATTGTTTCTGAAATGACCTTTGTGTTATACATAAACACAGCCATTGAGAAATGCATCATCGGATACGAGCTTATCCACatccatatatatataagaagCTTGATGCCAGTTCGACTGCTGCTAGTATATAAGCGATGTGAACCCCATTTTCAAAACTcgattttttcttttttttttttcgtttttcgtttttcaatcaattcTCGAAATTATATTCATTGTTGCACATTAATAAAtacttttactttatttaaCATAGATAATATAAAATTATTATAACTTTCACAATACCAGCAATGTCTCAAGCTGTTTCCAACGGTGAAGTGGATCTGAAAAATTTTATCAGTACACAGGATGGAGAAACTCACAACTTGGAAGTCAatgatttaaaaaatgGCGATGccaatttattttcaattcctGTGGATCGCAATTTACACGAAGAAGAGAATACACCTCATTATCAATTCACAGAAATGGACTTAGAGCCACCTACTAATTTTGCAGCTCCACAACATGTTGATGCCGACACATCGCAAGTGCTGCTGGGTCTTCCTAACCCGCTCCTCAATCTGAGTGACTCCCACTCAGATCACACAGCTTCAGGAAGAGATGAAGAGAAATCACAAAAAGAGCTTGAGAAGGAAGGAAGTGAGGAACAGTATTTGGAGGGACAAGGCGACTCTAGCGACGGGGAGAACCGCATAATCAACATAAGCGAGCTTGATTGGGATGGTCCCGATGATCGTGAGAACCCTCAAACTTGGTctaaattcaaaaaatggTGGATTACATACACTGCGGCCATCATGTGTCTCTGTTGTTCGTTGGGTTCATCATTATACACTGGTGGTATTCCTGAAATTATGGTCAGATTTGGTGCTTCGCAGGAGCTTTGCTTAGCAGGTCTTACTTTCTATTTGGTTGGTTTAGCAATTGGTCCTGCAATTGCAGCACCATTATCGGAAGTATTTGGCAGAAAGCCACTTTATGTGCTTTCGTGGCCAATCGCAATGTTGTTCATTATGGGTGTTGGTCTTGCCAAAAACATTCGCACAATCTTGGTGCttcgtttcttttgtgGGTTTTTCTCTAGTCCAGCATTATCAATTGCTGGTGGAACGATTTCTGATCTCTGGGCCAATAGTCCTTCGGACCAATCCATTGCAGTTGcaatcttttgtttgtgtcCCTTCCTTGGTCCTGTGCTTGGTCCAATTATTGGTGGGTTCTCAGCCGAGTACAAGAACTGGCAATGGGCTGCATCTTGGGTGTTGCTCATGTTTTTCGGACTTGTTTGGCCGTTTGCAATTTTGGCACCTGAAACATTCAAGCCTGTCATTTTGGCACGCAGAGCTAGAAAGAGAGGTGTTAACGTTGAGTCGCAAAAAGTGGATATGGAATTTTTGAAGAAGGTTGCCAAAAACAACTTGTTATTGCCTatggttttgttgttcaCTGAACCTATTGTTTTGATTATGTCGGTTTACATTGCATTCATTTTTGCAGTATTATTCGGTTTTTTTGAGGCATTCCCTGTTATTTTTAGAGGTGTATACCACATGGATCTCGGTATTTCCGGTTTGACTTttattggtgttggtattgGCTTGGTCTTGGGGGTCATCTTTTACGTGTTGCTTGATCTTTTCTATTACTTTCCCAAAAATCCTGATGGAACCAGAGGTAAGAGggatgaagaaggtaaAATCATCTTTGATCCACCAGAGAGTAAATTATTAGTGGGTAAAGTTGGTGCTGTTTGTTTACCGATTGCTTTATTCTGGTTGGGATGGACAGGAAGAACCGATTCAATTCATTGGTTGGCGCCTACCGCAAGTGGTGTTCCTTTTGGGTTTGGCTTGATCCTTGTGTTTTTTGCAGTTGTGTTGTATTTTGCCATGTCTTTCCCACCACTTATTGTTGCGTCTGCAATTGCTGCCAACAACTTGTTGCGTTATTTGTTGGCATCAGTATTCCCCTTGTTTACAGTTcaatgttttgaaaacttgGGTATCGGTTGGGCAGGATCGTTGTTTGCCTTTATTGCTTTACTTATGGTGCCTGTcccatttgtttttgcgtgGTTTGGTCCTCGTTTGAGATTAAGAAGTAAGTATACGTATGCTGCATACTTTAAGAAGTTGGCAGAAGAGAAAGCCGctagagagaaagagaatggTGGCAATgttgagaaacaaaagcagCCCAGTGCTGAAGGGACCGAAGACAAGCCGGATGTTTCGAACAAGGTATAGATTATAGATGTGATAATATCcgattttaattttaatatggtttttatttttcctttttgtttacttggcttttctttggtaatatcatttttttgcagTATTTAgactcattttttttactcccgaatttgatttttttttgtttgagaATGGATCAAAATTGttcacaaaaaaattgaaaaattgagaCTGAAAAATTAATACTGAAATATTAATAATAGACGTTTCAGCAAACTCTTGAAGATGTAGTATTTTTATAATTTCAGGTTGACTATAGtaaatgaatgaaaaagaaaacttgaTCTTTTCCTCAATGGTAAGCTCAGAGTCGAAACTTGAATAGATCGTAAACAGCCTACAAAATGCTTATGAGCTATGCGCaagaaaattcaaaaactaaaaaaaaaaaaaaaacagattcGAAAACTGTTCAGGAAATAGGTAcacaaaaaccaaaatatTCTTGAATAATCAAAACCGAAATCAAAATCTCTAGATTAATCCTAAACACAGCGATTGAAATATCACTGAACAAATACTTTACCCAAGTTGATCAAACgaaaacctttttttgttttctttctctgtGCAGTGCCAATTAGtgttattttaatttttgttccAGTTACAAAGTTTGTATATAAAATACAAACTTGAATTGTTCTTCAATTAGATTCATAGTAAATAACATTTGAGTTGTGATGAATCAATCAAACACGGTTGGAACACCGAATAATCAATCAAATGGTACTGCAAATGGGCCTAACCAAGGTATCGGAAATCCAAATCAGCCAATGCAAGCGGGTAATCGAATCTCCAATcctcagcaacaacaacatggCCAACAACAAGGCCAACGGCCACCTCAACAATTCAATTTGCAGAATATACCGCCACAGCAATTGGCACAGCTAGTTCAGGCAATGAAAAATGACTTTgaaattgccaaaaaagCCACTGATGAGCTGGTGAAGCAGCATCACTTGACACGAGCTGAAAATATCAGGCGATTACTTGCTCGATATCAAGCACAAAAGAATCGgttgcaacaacaagctCAGCAGCAagctcaacaacaacaacaacaaacacaaacacaagcaCCTccacatcaacaacaacaacaacaacaacaacaacaaccacctccacatcaacaacaacagcaacctCATCCGcaagcacaagcacaaccacaaccacaaccggGTATGGGTGCCCAGAACATGTTCGGAAACAATGCATTATCTCAACAGAACCTTCGTAACAACAATGCAATCAACGCTAGGAATGATAACAGAGCACAACAAACCCCACAGAATGCTCCGAATATTGCGTATGCTAATAGTCCTAACAACACGAGCAACAATATGagcaacatcaataacAACTCTGCATTCCTGTCTCCGGCTTTTGGCCAGAGCCAGATTCCTGTAGCAACTGCAATAAAGCAAAACCAACCCGGCCAAAAGCAAACTCCTCGCATGTCGCCATCAAAGCAACAGCTAGAAGAACAAGGTAAGCAGAAACTTCAGCAACAAGCGAACAACACTAGTAGTCAGGGTCAATATaacaatttgttgaaaagcaTGAGTTCTAGTACATCAAGTGGTGCAGGAAGCGGTACGGCAGCTGGAGTCAATATACCTTCCAATACAATCTCGATGGAACGATTTAATCAAATAAGGCAAAAATTGACTGAGATTCAGAGGAAAATTCAATTACTTgaacaaagtaaaaaagcCGGTAATGCAACTCAAGAGCAAATATCGATTATCGATAGAGAGTTGGCGGAGTATAGGACCAAGTTTCAAcagtttcaaaaaattggaatttATATTAGAAATCAATTAGTTCAGCAAGctaagcagcagcaacagcagcagcagcaacagaaacagcaacagcaacagcaacaacaacaacaacaacaacaacaacaacaacaacaacaacaacaacaacaacaacaacaacaacaacaacaacaacaacaacaacaacaacaacaacaacaacaacaacaacaacaacaacaacaacaacaacaacaacaacagcagcagcagcagcaacatttACCTCCCCAAACACAATCCTCCGTTCAAAATCAACTGCTTCAACCTAATATACAGCCGGCCAACAATAATGTCCAACAGAGACATCCTCAACCGCAgaagcaacagcaaaacCAAGCGTTTAATCATCCTCCGTCGCAGCCATCTTTCCTGCCACAACTTCCACAAGGGCAAGCGATACAACAAGGGTTTccacaacaaaacaacctAATGCCACAGAGTCAAGGCTCCTCCCAAGTTCAAGGTCAAGTCCAAGGTCAAGTAAGACTCCCGCAGGTTCCTATTTCACAGCAGCAATCCCCACAAATGCGTCAGTCACCATACCCAGCTCAAACTGCTGGTACGCCACATGCGCAAGGAAGGCTGAGCTATTCACCACAAgtccaaaatcaaaatatgAATCAGAATCAGAACCAGAACCAACAGTTTCTTCCACTTTCTCAGAATAAGCagccacaacaacaactttatGG
It encodes the following:
- the TPO4 gene encoding Polyamine transporter 4, producing MSQAVSNGEVDSKNFISTQDGETHNLEVNDLKNGDANLFSIPVDRNLHEEENTPHYQFTEMDLEPPTNFAAPQHVDADTSQVSSGLPNPLLNSSDSHSDHTASGRDEEKSQKELEKEGSEEQYLEGQGDSSDGENRIINISELDWDGPDDRENPQTWSKFKKWWITYTAAIMCLCCSLGSSLYTGGIPEIMVRFGASQELCLAGLTFYLVGLAIGPAIAAPLSEVFGRKPLYVLSWPIAMLFIMGVGLAKNIRTILVLRFFCGFFSSPALSIAGGTISDLWANSPSDQSIAVAIFCLCPFLGPVLGPIIGGFSAEYKNWQWAASWVLLMFFGLVWPFAILAPETFKPVILARRARKRGVNVESQKVDMEFLKKVAKNNLLLPMVLLFTEPIVLIMSVYIAFIFAVLFGFFEAFPVIFRGVYHMDLGISGLTFIGVGIGLVLGVIFYVLLDLFYYFPKNPDGTRGKRDEEGKIIFDPPESKLLVGKVGAVCLPIALFWLGWTGRTDSIHWLAPTASGVPFGFGLILVFFAVVLYFAMSFPPLIVASAIAANNLLRYLLASVFPLFTVQCFENLGIGWAGSLFAFIALLMVPVPFVFAWFGPRLRLRSKYTYAAYFKKLAEEKAAREKENGGNVEKQKQPSAEGTEDKPDVSNKV
- the TAF12 gene encoding Transcription initiation factor TFIID subunit 12, which gives rise to MNQSNTVGTPNNQSNGTANGPNQGIGNPNQPMQAGNRISNPQQQQHGQQQGQRPPQQFNLQNIPPQQLAQLVQAMKNDFEIAKKATDESVKQHHLTRAENIRRLLARYQAQKNRLQQQAQQQAQQQQQQTQTQAPPHQQQQQQQQQQPPPHQQQQQPHPQAQAQPQPQPGMGAQNMFGNNALSQQNLRNNNAINARNDNRAQQTPQNAPNIAYANSPNNTSNNMSNINNNSAFSSPAFGQSQIPVATAIKQNQPGQKQTPRMSPSKQQLEEQGKQKLQQQANNTSSQGQYNNLLKSMSSSTSSGAGSGTAAGVNIPSNTISMERFNQIRQKLTEIQRKIQLLEQSKKAGNATQEQISIIDRELAEYRTKFQQFQKIGIYIRNQLVQQAKQQQQQQQQQKQQQQQQQQQQQQQQQQQQQQQQQQQQQQQQQQQQQQQQQQQQQQQQQQQQQQQQQQQQQHLPPQTQSSVQNQSLQPNIQPANNNVQQRHPQPQKQQQNQAFNHPPSQPSFSPQLPQGQAIQQGFPQQNNLMPQSQGSSQVQGQVQGQVRLPQVPISQQQSPQMRQSPYPAQTAGTPHAQGRSSYSPQVQNQNMNQNQNQNQQFLPLSQNKQPQQQLYGNNIGQTPPIPMSNQSAPAGRSFAPQPTQIPPTSGPIGDPQLSNNNNNSNNNNNHNINNNLPNNNNNYPISSHASHQSLPSRVPSRQATQTPQTQVQMHQQHLASRQGSATSEKVRSTGVAPPSNASTSGTPNATNAGGGSGSGNAGPPTSASASGRAGSPSAEPRATPQRSKSAMALSLAGITKPSVPAIPISSSVNIKPPTVVSFNSAADTRPTLTGGAANSLSILWDTPAITKLPTFDLEGGMSTIDNGRVLNKRKLQDIISTVGVDEGDGKTLIDGNVEELLLDLADEFIYSVTSFACRLAKHRKVDSLDAKDVQLHLEKNWNIKIPGYAMDEIRSSRKIQPSSSYNQKVQGVEISKAISDDI